The following are from one region of the Candidatus Kapaibacterium sp. genome:
- the rpsA gene encoding 30S ribosomal protein S1: MESLTGTPPPSYQRQRLLEELLEGGAVPAGIDDATLAKLYEGTLSRLREGEVVKGRVVGTTKNEVLIDIGAKSLGVVPRREFSSDPKIGEEIEVFVEKAEDNEGRAILSRRQAELLRTWERARELYEQQQTVPVTIMRRVKGGFVVDFMGMEAFLPGSQVDIRPVRDFDAWLGKTIEVRIVKLNQPGENVVVSRKVLLEDQIAEQRQRILNQLDRGLVLEGTVKAITDFGVFVDLGGVDGLVHITDLSWGRVNHPSEIVSLDQTVKVVVLDFDEEKKRISLGIKQLTPHPWETIGDKYQPGTIVRGKVVSITDYGAFVEIEKGIEGLIHISEMSWTQHIKHPSQVLSLGQMVEAMVLSIDKQERKLALGLKQLQPDPWQELVKKYPVGSRHKGIVRNITNFGVFVELEPGVEGLVHVSDLSWTKKVRHPGELVRRGQELEVVVLEVNPEQRRIALGHKQLQPDPWEYFAEKYKVGAETEGRIERILQRGVIVELPDGVDGFVPASQLSFAPVPSIPDYFQVGDILPLKVVEFDREARKIVLSVVEYLRTKDRATIDAYNAQHPVPGAEKSAFIESPSLGASEKEAAAEASSKSRPTQKRQRAKKADSSDAGLEEAKASATASEETSAADGYSQSEQADPDSTDSPQSSAAQ, translated from the coding sequence ATGGAGAGCCTGACAGGCACACCACCCCCGTCGTATCAGCGACAGCGCCTTTTGGAAGAGCTCTTAGAAGGCGGAGCTGTGCCGGCAGGTATTGACGATGCTACATTGGCCAAGCTGTACGAAGGCACACTCTCCCGGCTGCGAGAGGGCGAGGTTGTCAAGGGGCGGGTGGTAGGCACCACCAAGAATGAGGTGCTGATTGACATTGGAGCAAAGTCCTTGGGGGTTGTGCCACGGCGTGAGTTCAGCAGCGATCCTAAAATCGGGGAGGAGATAGAGGTCTTCGTGGAAAAGGCAGAAGACAACGAAGGACGAGCCATCTTGTCGCGGCGCCAAGCAGAACTCCTACGCACGTGGGAGCGAGCCAGAGAGCTCTACGAGCAGCAGCAGACCGTCCCCGTCACAATCATGCGGCGGGTCAAGGGGGGGTTCGTTGTTGACTTCATGGGAATGGAGGCCTTTCTGCCAGGTTCACAGGTGGATATCCGTCCGGTGCGTGATTTTGACGCTTGGCTTGGCAAGACGATAGAGGTGCGGATCGTGAAGCTGAATCAGCCCGGGGAGAACGTTGTGGTTAGCCGCAAGGTCCTCCTTGAGGATCAGATTGCTGAACAGCGCCAGCGCATCCTGAACCAGCTAGACCGTGGGCTAGTGTTGGAGGGTACAGTGAAGGCCATTACGGACTTCGGAGTCTTCGTGGACTTGGGCGGAGTGGATGGTCTAGTGCACATCACAGACCTTTCCTGGGGGCGCGTTAACCATCCCAGTGAGATTGTGTCCCTCGACCAGACGGTCAAAGTCGTCGTCCTCGACTTTGACGAGGAGAAGAAGCGAATCTCCCTTGGTATCAAACAGCTGACGCCGCATCCGTGGGAGACGATTGGTGACAAGTACCAGCCAGGTACCATCGTCCGCGGTAAGGTTGTCAGCATTACGGACTATGGAGCCTTCGTCGAGATTGAGAAGGGCATAGAGGGGCTGATTCACATCAGTGAGATGTCATGGACGCAGCACATCAAGCACCCCTCCCAGGTGCTCTCGCTGGGGCAGATGGTAGAGGCGATGGTGCTGAGCATTGATAAGCAGGAGCGGAAGTTGGCCTTGGGACTCAAGCAGCTCCAGCCCGATCCATGGCAGGAACTGGTGAAGAAGTATCCTGTTGGGTCCCGCCACAAGGGGATTGTGCGAAACATTACCAACTTTGGCGTTTTCGTTGAGCTGGAGCCCGGCGTGGAGGGATTGGTGCACGTCAGCGACCTTTCCTGGACGAAGAAGGTTCGGCACCCAGGAGAGCTCGTCCGACGTGGTCAAGAGTTAGAGGTCGTGGTGTTGGAGGTAAATCCGGAACAGCGCCGAATTGCGTTGGGCCACAAGCAGCTCCAGCCTGATCCGTGGGAGTACTTCGCTGAGAAGTACAAGGTGGGGGCTGAAACAGAGGGACGAATCGAGCGCATCCTGCAGCGAGGTGTTATCGTTGAGCTTCCTGATGGTGTTGATGGCTTCGTCCCAGCATCGCAGCTCTCCTTTGCGCCAGTGCCCTCAATCCCAGACTACTTCCAGGTGGGGGACATCTTGCCGCTGAAGGTCGTAGAATTTGATCGGGAAGCGCGGAAGATTGTGCTCTCCGTTGTGGAGTACCTGCGCACAAAGGATCGGGCAACGATCGATGCTTACAATGCACAGCACCCAGTTCCTGGGGCCGAGAAGAGCGCCTTCATAGAGTCACCGTCCCTGGGCGCATCAGAGAAGGAAGCTGCTGCAGAAGCTTCCTCAAAGTCTAGGCCGACCCAGAAGCGACAGAGGGCAAAGAAGGCTGACAGCTCGGATGCAGGGCTGGAGGAGGCGAAAGCATCTGCTACTGCGTCGGAGGAAACGTCTGCTGCAGATGGGTATAGTCAGTCAGAGCAAGCAGACCCTGACTCCACAGATTCTCCACAAAGTAGCGCGGCTCAGTAG
- a CDS encoding cytochrome c family protein, with amino-acid sequence MIGWLIVAVVGAVVWSGCSREQPAAPQRPAGQPDTAEALRRLVAVAEQCQPCHPKHYEEWRISMHAYAVEDPVFHALNELMLRGQQVVDDQFCMRCHTPFGSLFGETSPGVRKEQLSQLARQGVTCDVCHMMALPHPPGRSVVRFRLDGTRIGNVPDPLPNSFHRSEYEPRLSQSEACAPCHDVINPLGVLVERTYTEWRESTYPGRGITCQVCHMPWTPEPIVPNGPTRRRHSHLMPGVDVPLSDFPGREQMMEAVEYMLQNALRMLLTVPSELHRDSALRIRVVLANNITGHDIPTGSIFMRQMWLEVIVREATTGRVVYESGTLDSHGDLRTLHSLDVQNGRAPLDTSLVLFNGTALRNGKPAFFWEAHAVEFRTIPAFDTRTAVYTIAPPPGGWRRDRGLEVSVRLRFRALPPYLLRALGLEHLVERLPIFDMEWERREVRIR; translated from the coding sequence ATGATTGGATGGCTCATTGTGGCCGTAGTAGGGGCAGTTGTATGGAGCGGGTGCTCGAGAGAGCAGCCTGCAGCTCCTCAGCGTCCTGCGGGGCAGCCCGATACGGCTGAGGCCCTGCGTCGATTGGTAGCTGTAGCGGAGCAGTGCCAGCCGTGCCATCCGAAACACTACGAAGAGTGGCGCATCTCCATGCACGCCTACGCAGTCGAGGATCCCGTCTTCCATGCACTCAATGAGCTGATGCTCCGAGGACAACAAGTCGTTGATGACCAGTTCTGTATGCGCTGCCATACTCCGTTCGGCTCACTCTTCGGGGAGACGTCGCCGGGAGTACGGAAGGAGCAGCTCTCTCAGCTTGCCCGGCAGGGAGTTACGTGTGATGTCTGTCACATGATGGCACTCCCTCACCCGCCGGGGCGGAGTGTTGTGCGTTTCCGTCTGGATGGAACCCGTATAGGGAATGTTCCGGATCCGCTGCCAAATTCCTTCCACCGCTCTGAGTACGAGCCACGCCTGTCCCAGTCTGAAGCCTGTGCGCCTTGTCATGATGTCATCAATCCGTTAGGGGTGTTGGTGGAGCGGACTTACACGGAGTGGCGTGAAAGCACGTACCCCGGCCGAGGGATTACATGCCAGGTCTGCCATATGCCCTGGACACCTGAGCCGATTGTACCGAATGGTCCCACTCGTCGTCGCCACAGTCACTTGATGCCTGGAGTGGACGTTCCGCTCTCGGACTTCCCAGGGCGGGAGCAAATGATGGAAGCCGTCGAATACATGCTCCAGAATGCTCTTCGGATGCTGCTGACAGTTCCTTCAGAGCTCCATCGAGATAGTGCGCTGCGTATCCGTGTTGTGCTGGCGAATAACATTACGGGCCATGATATCCCCACCGGCTCTATCTTCATGCGGCAAATGTGGCTAGAAGTCATCGTCCGCGAAGCGACGACTGGGCGAGTGGTGTACGAGAGCGGGACCTTAGACTCCCATGGAGACTTGCGGACGCTTCACAGTCTGGACGTCCAAAATGGTCGCGCACCTCTGGATACGAGCCTGGTGCTCTTCAACGGTACGGCACTCCGGAATGGCAAACCGGCCTTCTTCTGGGAAGCTCATGCGGTGGAGTTTCGGACCATCCCTGCCTTCGACACGCGGACGGCCGTCTACACGATCGCTCCTCCACCAGGGGGATGGCGCCGCGATCGTGGTTTGGAGGTCTCGGTCCGTCTCCGTTTCCGGGCACTTCCACCGTATCTCCTGCGGGCACTCGGGCTAGAGCACCTTGTAGAGCGGCTTCCGATCTTCGATATGGAGTGGGAGCGGCGTGAAGTTCGGATTCGGTGA
- a CDS encoding SUMF1/EgtB/PvdO family nonheme iron enzyme, which produces MWWVVLGVLGCLAGCAESAVDELWLPPDRSLILQTTLLGGTEGEPGQEYEFVAVTARQPAWWRIEWDFGDGSPKLVVVGSDRARHRFSEAGTYTVVARLFDQSTGALWAVGTLIANIRPTPPPPEMVLLPAGRFQQGSLRDIAEQPVREVELTVPIWVCTTEVTQALWTAVMGYNPSWFRDPRRPVENVTWWEAVDFCNRLSLRHGLRPCYLRSGDSIIWDRTANGYRLPTEAEWEYACRAGTTTDTYAGDLRQPWGGCDEEEPLLEELAWYCRNSNDRTHPVGQKRPNGFGLYDMLGNVAEWCWDWYSSTAYTSTPAQDPAGPPSGDRRVVRGGAWSTGSFVVRSAARMPFSPWYRGPAVGFRLVRSRI; this is translated from the coding sequence ATGTGGTGGGTTGTTCTCGGTGTCTTGGGGTGCTTGGCCGGCTGCGCTGAGAGCGCGGTAGACGAGCTCTGGCTACCACCAGACCGGAGCCTCATTCTCCAGACGACGCTGCTAGGAGGCACAGAGGGAGAACCGGGGCAAGAGTATGAGTTCGTTGCTGTAACAGCCCGTCAGCCTGCATGGTGGCGGATCGAGTGGGACTTCGGAGATGGGTCTCCGAAACTCGTTGTCGTCGGGAGCGACCGGGCACGCCATCGCTTCTCTGAAGCAGGGACGTACACGGTGGTAGCGCGCCTCTTCGACCAGAGCACGGGAGCTCTCTGGGCCGTGGGTACGTTGATAGCGAACATCCGTCCGACCCCGCCTCCGCCAGAGATGGTGTTGCTTCCAGCGGGTCGCTTCCAACAGGGCTCTCTGCGGGACATTGCTGAACAGCCAGTCCGAGAGGTAGAGCTGACCGTCCCAATCTGGGTGTGTACTACTGAGGTTACTCAGGCGCTCTGGACGGCAGTGATGGGCTACAATCCTAGCTGGTTTCGGGATCCTCGGCGACCGGTGGAGAACGTTACGTGGTGGGAGGCCGTAGACTTCTGCAATCGGTTGTCACTGCGGCATGGTCTGCGACCATGCTATCTCCGTAGTGGTGACTCCATCATATGGGATCGCACGGCCAACGGCTACCGTCTTCCGACGGAAGCAGAGTGGGAATATGCCTGCCGCGCAGGTACGACAACCGATACATACGCAGGCGACCTCCGCCAGCCTTGGGGCGGCTGCGACGAGGAAGAACCGCTCCTTGAAGAGCTTGCATGGTACTGCCGGAACAGCAACGACCGAACACATCCTGTGGGACAGAAGCGGCCGAATGGCTTTGGGCTTTACGACATGCTCGGGAATGTTGCGGAGTGGTGCTGGGATTGGTACAGTAGTACAGCGTATACTTCTACGCCAGCTCAGGATCCAGCAGGGCCGCCATCGGGAGACCGACGGGTCGTACGTGGGGGAGCCTGGAGTACGGGGAGCTTTGTCGTGCGTTCGGCTGCGCGTATGCCTTTCTCTCCGTGGTACCGTGGGCCAGCGGTAGGGTTTCGTTTGGTGAGATCGCGAATATGA
- a CDS encoding polysaccharide biosynthesis tyrosine autokinase, which translates to MPTPARQRNTYQRNGLANISLQRHFTLVDYLHLLWQGKWWILGITGVVVAAAFYYTWTRPFVYEASARLLVNTSRPPTGIVLVGLAGQDERMLRNELMQMNAHETMQAVAEALLQKARAGHRLSITTFAKPNSPSPRSWEDSVAAVASRIRSVVSLIPTRDADIVDIRVRTNEPTEVALIANTFAEVYVQVNERNNRANARRVREFLQQQYEWTRDTLAKAEQMLQDYMSRTGAMELDARANALVTQLSELDGKASEARIARDALKQALEQYQQQLREIEPRLAEELATVSSPYIETLQQQIAQLEVQRDLIIASKPLVASPVYFQTQMQQLEEQLAELKEKLRQRTEELKRSKLGTLPASPEGGGPTAALQHLRQKVFELSVQLQAEEARLKATEQARQRAEAEFRQLPAQSIELARLRRITGGLEKLHELLSEKLNEAIIAEQSVFATVSILEKAVPPKRPISPNRSLNMMIATIVGLLLGIGFVLIRVFSDTTIRSPEDLESKGLVVLAAIPRIPPELTAQDAAMIAQTEEDAAFYSRFPAEQVIPPHLITHYSPKSPIAESYRSVRTALQFATVDTPHPLVVVTSSVPQEGKTTTSVNTAITFAQAGYRTLLIDADLRRPCAHNIFGFGREPGLVNVLIGEVPPDQACRPTGLRNLDILTCGPIPPNPSELLGSERTRQLFQQLRQQYDIVLVDTPPVISVTDALVLAPLAHAYLLVARANETKIDALLKAQELLERISARIIGVVLNEFDISTTYGSYYRYYRYYKYYHYYTDSEKRRSTLRSPIK; encoded by the coding sequence ATGCCGACCCCGGCGAGGCAGCGCAACACCTACCAGCGCAACGGACTTGCTAACATTTCGCTCCAGCGCCATTTCACGCTCGTGGACTACCTTCACCTCCTCTGGCAAGGAAAGTGGTGGATCCTCGGCATCACGGGCGTCGTCGTTGCGGCGGCATTCTACTACACCTGGACTCGACCCTTCGTATACGAGGCCTCAGCACGCCTGTTGGTCAACACAAGTCGTCCTCCAACAGGGATTGTCCTCGTCGGCCTCGCAGGACAGGACGAGCGCATGCTCCGTAACGAGCTCATGCAGATGAATGCTCATGAGACCATGCAGGCCGTTGCGGAAGCCCTCCTCCAGAAAGCACGCGCTGGTCACCGCCTCAGTATCACCACTTTTGCAAAGCCAAATTCCCCTTCGCCACGTAGCTGGGAAGACAGTGTAGCGGCTGTAGCAAGCCGCATCCGTAGCGTCGTCAGCCTCATCCCTACACGGGACGCTGACATTGTGGATATCCGAGTGCGGACGAATGAGCCAACGGAAGTAGCTCTGATTGCAAACACCTTTGCTGAGGTCTATGTTCAAGTCAACGAGCGCAACAACCGCGCGAATGCTCGTCGTGTGCGGGAGTTCCTACAGCAACAGTACGAATGGACGCGCGACACTCTAGCGAAAGCCGAACAGATGCTGCAAGACTACATGAGCCGTACCGGCGCAATGGAGTTGGATGCCCGCGCCAATGCGCTCGTCACTCAGCTCTCCGAGTTGGACGGAAAAGCCAGTGAAGCACGGATTGCCCGTGACGCCTTGAAGCAGGCACTGGAGCAGTACCAGCAGCAGCTCCGCGAAATAGAGCCGAGACTGGCCGAAGAGCTAGCCACTGTGTCTTCGCCCTACATCGAGACCCTCCAGCAGCAGATTGCTCAGTTGGAGGTTCAGCGGGACCTCATCATCGCCAGCAAGCCCTTGGTGGCGAGCCCCGTCTACTTCCAGACACAGATGCAACAGCTGGAAGAGCAGCTGGCTGAACTGAAAGAGAAGCTTCGCCAACGGACCGAAGAGCTGAAGCGCTCCAAACTAGGAACCCTCCCTGCCTCTCCTGAGGGAGGCGGGCCAACAGCAGCCTTGCAACACCTGCGACAGAAGGTCTTTGAGCTCAGTGTCCAACTCCAAGCAGAGGAGGCACGCCTTAAAGCGACTGAACAAGCTCGCCAGCGAGCCGAAGCAGAGTTCCGCCAACTGCCAGCCCAGAGCATTGAGCTAGCTCGACTCCGCCGCATCACCGGAGGTCTGGAGAAGCTTCACGAGCTTCTCTCCGAAAAGCTCAACGAAGCGATCATTGCTGAACAGTCGGTGTTTGCAACCGTGTCTATCTTGGAAAAGGCGGTACCCCCCAAGCGTCCGATCAGCCCGAATCGCTCCCTGAACATGATGATAGCGACAATCGTCGGCCTCTTGCTCGGCATCGGATTCGTTCTAATCAGAGTCTTCTCCGACACTACCATCCGTTCGCCAGAAGACCTAGAAAGTAAGGGGCTAGTAGTCCTTGCGGCGATTCCTCGGATTCCGCCTGAACTGACTGCTCAGGATGCGGCAATGATTGCCCAGACAGAAGAGGATGCTGCCTTCTACTCCCGCTTCCCCGCCGAGCAAGTGATTCCACCTCACCTGATTACGCACTACAGCCCGAAGTCCCCAATAGCCGAGAGCTACCGCTCCGTTCGTACCGCTCTCCAGTTCGCTACAGTAGATACCCCCCATCCGCTGGTTGTCGTCACAAGCTCCGTGCCGCAGGAAGGGAAGACGACCACAAGCGTCAATACCGCAATTACCTTCGCCCAGGCAGGGTACCGCACGCTACTGATTGACGCGGACCTGCGTCGTCCATGTGCTCACAATATCTTCGGCTTCGGGCGTGAACCGGGGCTAGTCAACGTCCTAATTGGAGAGGTGCCCCCAGATCAGGCCTGCCGACCAACGGGGCTCAGGAACCTGGACATCCTAACCTGCGGGCCTATTCCCCCAAATCCTTCCGAACTCTTAGGCTCGGAACGTACACGGCAACTCTTCCAACAGCTCCGACAGCAATACGACATCGTTCTCGTCGACACACCACCCGTTATCTCCGTCACCGATGCCCTAGTTCTTGCTCCTCTCGCACATGCCTACCTCCTTGTGGCTCGAGCCAACGAGACGAAGATTGATGCCCTACTGAAAGCCCAGGAACTCCTGGAGCGCATTTCCGCCCGCATCATCGGCGTTGTGCTCAACGAGTTCGACATCTCCACCACGTACGGCTCGTACTACCGCTACTACCGGTACTACAAGTACTACCACTACTACACCGACTCCGAAAAGCGCCGCAGTACCCTACGGAGCCCGATCAAGTGA
- a CDS encoding dipeptidase — protein sequence MPSAADYVERNWGRFLEELNSLLQFPSVSTDPKHAEDVRSCAEWLREHLATLAPTHLELISTAGHPIVYASWETDQNAPTVLIYGHYDVQPADPIELWETPPFEPSIRDGRIYARGATDNKGQFFAHVKAIETLLNSDERLPLNVKLLLEGEEEIGSVHLRPFLEEHRKMLRCDAVLISDTALYRDDLPTLCYGLRGLCYLEVTVRAASADLHSGVFGGVVDNPILALARILSGLRDGYGRVTIPGFYDDVVEPSPEERQRLAVLPFEEDTVKRELGAPMLFGEAGYTILERRWLRPTLDVNGIVGGYIGSGAKTVLPAVASAKLSMRLVPNQRVDDIAAKAEAAIRALAPPTVEVEVRRLHGANPVLIPIESLPMQAAARALECTFGRPPVFVREGGTIPVVEWCTELLGAPVVLMGLGLESEGAHAPNEHFHLKNFFRGILASVEFLREYAHVASS from the coding sequence ATGCCCTCTGCAGCCGACTACGTAGAGCGGAATTGGGGCCGCTTTCTCGAGGAGTTGAACTCTCTACTTCAATTCCCGAGCGTTAGTACAGATCCAAAGCATGCTGAAGATGTCAGAAGCTGTGCTGAATGGCTCCGCGAGCACTTGGCTACACTTGCTCCAACACATCTAGAACTCATCTCAACGGCAGGGCACCCTATTGTCTATGCCTCCTGGGAGACAGACCAGAACGCCCCGACCGTGCTGATCTACGGGCACTACGACGTGCAACCGGCCGATCCCATCGAGCTTTGGGAGACCCCACCCTTTGAGCCGAGCATCCGTGACGGCCGCATCTACGCTCGCGGTGCAACGGACAACAAAGGCCAGTTCTTCGCCCACGTGAAGGCCATAGAGACCCTCCTGAACTCCGACGAGCGGCTCCCACTCAATGTCAAGCTCCTACTAGAAGGGGAGGAGGAGATCGGGAGCGTTCACCTGCGCCCGTTTCTGGAAGAGCACCGGAAGATGCTTCGGTGCGATGCTGTCCTGATCTCCGATACGGCGTTGTACCGAGATGACCTCCCTACGCTCTGCTATGGCCTGCGCGGGCTGTGCTACTTGGAGGTAACTGTCCGCGCTGCGTCTGCGGACCTGCACTCCGGAGTCTTCGGCGGTGTTGTGGACAATCCCATCCTCGCACTAGCTCGCATTCTGAGCGGACTCCGCGACGGTTACGGACGCGTCACCATTCCTGGCTTCTACGATGACGTCGTCGAGCCGAGTCCAGAAGAACGCCAACGGCTTGCAGTGTTGCCCTTTGAGGAAGACACTGTAAAGCGGGAGCTTGGTGCCCCTATGCTGTTTGGGGAAGCAGGGTATACCATTCTCGAGCGTCGCTGGCTGCGCCCCACGCTGGACGTGAACGGCATCGTCGGAGGCTACATCGGGAGCGGAGCCAAGACGGTACTGCCAGCCGTTGCATCAGCGAAGCTCTCCATGCGCCTTGTGCCCAATCAGCGGGTAGACGATATCGCTGCTAAGGCGGAGGCCGCTATCCGAGCTCTGGCCCCGCCGACAGTAGAGGTAGAGGTCCGCCGACTTCACGGAGCTAATCCCGTGCTCATCCCGATAGAGAGCCTCCCAATGCAGGCAGCAGCTCGCGCCTTAGAGTGCACCTTCGGACGCCCTCCAGTATTCGTGCGTGAAGGTGGCACCATCCCAGTCGTGGAGTGGTGCACGGAGCTCTTGGGCGCCCCTGTGGTGCTCATGGGGCTGGGCTTAGAGAGCGAGGGAGCACACGCTCCGAATGAGCACTTCCACCTGAAGAATTTCTTCCGCGGAATCCTAGCATCGGTCGAATTCCTGCGCGAGTATGCCCATGTCGCTTCGTCTTAG
- a CDS encoding tryptophan 2,3-dioxygenase produces MAEHLYYRDYLALDSILSAQHPRSAQHGVIAHDELLFIIVHQVYELWFKQALYELDSVIRIIGQSYVPEHEVATALFRVERINRILELGIAQFDLLETMTPLDFLAFRDLLHPASGFQSLQFRLLEVRLGLDEEARVLRGYELSLDERDRQQLQQARSQPTLFGVVQAWLERMPFLELGDYRFWDAYREAALRMFARERRAVEEHPVLSPEEKQQKLQQIQLNAADFGALFDAARYAELQRTRQRRLSHRATLAALFIMLYRDYPLLQLPSRFLDSLIRLDQRMSLWRYRHTVMVNRMIGRKVGTGGSSGYDYLLQTTVRQHIFQDLASLANYLLPPAEIPPLPPEVETRLRFAAELS; encoded by the coding sequence ATGGCAGAGCACCTCTACTACCGAGACTACCTGGCATTGGACAGCATCCTCTCGGCACAGCACCCCCGTAGTGCACAACATGGTGTCATAGCCCACGATGAGCTACTCTTCATCATTGTGCACCAGGTCTACGAACTGTGGTTCAAGCAGGCACTCTACGAGCTAGACTCCGTCATCCGCATCATTGGTCAGTCGTATGTCCCCGAGCATGAAGTCGCCACCGCCCTATTTCGAGTAGAGCGCATCAATCGCATCCTAGAGCTGGGGATTGCGCAGTTCGACCTCCTGGAGACCATGACCCCATTGGACTTCTTGGCTTTCCGCGACCTCCTACACCCCGCTAGCGGCTTCCAGTCACTCCAGTTCCGGCTTCTAGAAGTACGGCTTGGGTTGGACGAAGAGGCACGCGTACTCCGAGGCTACGAGCTCAGCCTGGATGAACGTGACCGCCAACAGCTACAGCAAGCACGCTCCCAGCCGACCCTCTTTGGGGTTGTCCAGGCTTGGTTGGAGCGGATGCCCTTCCTGGAGTTAGGTGACTACCGCTTCTGGGATGCCTACCGCGAAGCTGCCTTGAGGATGTTTGCCCGCGAACGCCGAGCCGTTGAGGAGCATCCGGTACTATCGCCAGAGGAAAAGCAGCAGAAGCTCCAGCAGATTCAGCTCAATGCTGCTGACTTCGGGGCCCTCTTCGACGCTGCACGCTATGCTGAGCTCCAGCGTACGCGCCAGCGCCGCCTTTCGCACCGGGCCACATTGGCAGCACTCTTTATCATGCTGTACCGAGACTATCCCCTGCTACAGCTCCCTTCCCGTTTTCTGGACTCTCTCATCCGGTTAGACCAGCGCATGAGCCTCTGGCGCTACCGACATACCGTCATGGTCAATCGCATGATCGGGCGCAAAGTCGGCACCGGCGGTTCCAGCGGCTACGACTACCTGCTCCAGACTACCGTCCGACAGCACATCTTCCAGGACCTTGCCAGCTTAGCGAACTACCTACTCCCACCGGCTGAAATTCCACCGTTGCCGCCCGAAGTAGAAACCCGTCTGCGCTTCGCTGCCGAGCTGAGCTGA
- a CDS encoding ComF family protein, producing the protein MPQLRLQHWLAEAYEVLLHLLAPRCCCICGQWTEEIAGLHRFVCQPCWENLPVAPPPEELYNQLLQNFPNDELALSGVAALFGLREGTLPMRLIYALKYHGCWELGRELGRVLGMVLPKLLPYQLEALIPVPIHPARRRERGYNQAEAIAEGISDVTGIPLYRDALRRCIATASQTQLTVEQRRQNVAGVFAGGTQAAVVRSANLLLVDDILTTGSTLNSCAEALLSLGARRVFAIAVAKAA; encoded by the coding sequence ATGCCACAGCTACGCCTCCAGCATTGGCTTGCTGAAGCATACGAAGTCCTCCTCCACCTCCTCGCCCCTCGCTGCTGCTGTATCTGTGGGCAGTGGACGGAGGAGATCGCCGGACTCCATCGGTTCGTTTGTCAGCCCTGTTGGGAGAACCTCCCCGTGGCACCACCGCCGGAAGAGCTGTACAATCAACTGCTGCAGAACTTCCCGAATGATGAACTAGCTCTCTCTGGAGTCGCTGCGCTCTTCGGACTACGGGAGGGCACGCTGCCAATGCGGCTCATCTACGCACTCAAGTACCACGGATGCTGGGAGCTTGGAAGGGAATTAGGACGTGTGCTGGGAATGGTCCTCCCGAAACTCCTACCGTATCAACTGGAGGCTCTCATCCCTGTCCCGATCCACCCAGCGCGGCGCCGCGAACGCGGCTACAATCAAGCCGAAGCGATTGCCGAAGGTATCTCCGATGTAACAGGCATACCGCTGTACCGGGACGCCCTCCGACGCTGCATAGCGACAGCCTCTCAGACACAACTGACGGTTGAACAACGTCGGCAGAATGTTGCTGGGGTCTTTGCCGGAGGCACCCAGGCTGCAGTAGTACGCTCTGCCAATCTGCTGCTCGTCGATGATATCCTCACTACAGGTTCTACGCTCAATAGCTGTGCAGAGGCTCTCCTATCACTCGGAGCTCGCCGAGTATTTGCGATTGCTGTTGCAAAAGCCGCTTGA